Proteins from a genomic interval of Lolium perenne isolate Kyuss_39 chromosome 1, Kyuss_2.0, whole genome shotgun sequence:
- the LOC127327865 gene encoding uncharacterized protein translates to MAELGGMLAAAILKVVSDQIGSAIGGQITLQKNFDKDLRKMKMALESVEALLKVAERRSITDEPTLLWLKRLKDAMYAISDMIDEFEADTEVISQPSPRKLSFKKYLAIMIPCITVVPKITMANKMEKMREDLEVITDQHKTFRLTEGTSANEPKVTDIRETSSIMETQIVGRTEEKKEILSSLFDSMTEEITILPIYGIGGLGKTTLAKMIYNNTQFKEYSQVWVYVSQTFDLKKIGNSIISQLSEKGKESEYTGMEMIHKSLQNLLADKKILIVLDDLWEGEKFHLESLMDMLRVGKGGNVVVIVTTRDEDIAKKISTIKPYKLAPLTDDICWSIIKQKSVFESRDDKEELEKIGKVIAMKCAGVALAAKSLGHMLQSMKFSEWKSIRDSDIWNVSSFKDTSSSQVLASLKLSYSVMPSYLKLCFAYCAIFPKGHKIIKDDLIRQWVSLGFSTWQLGERYISQLLGFSFLEHSKSPSTIKLYDEDITLLTMHDLVHDLARLVMDDEILVVGKGGNTEGSWYHYALLDDCSKPLGLESSKIRALRFMDCDKIELHHAAFSSAKSLRVLDLSECIIHKLSDSICLLKQLRYLNAPRVQDALIPNDISTLSKLLYLNLHGSSKILALPESIGKIEGLAYLDLSGCSEIAKLPESFGRLKELVHLDLSNCSCIGGVSEFLGSLTKLKYLHLSHCKKIGEMPEALGALSELEYLNLSFSSYLESCQEAEVLGTLNKLEYLNLSSEACDLRKLPEALGTFIQLKYLNLSGCKNMPELPRSFRSLKNLVHLDLSYCRSIDCLDEALAGLSNLQHLNLQGTSIMLLPENVTKLRYLNVSRLITRNEGAVDSIINYICSNLSNLEHLDLSNNRMSSIPESICNLRKLHTLNLAECWLLKKIPGSIGTMDSLKFVDINGCLFLSKAPQLGSSAISLPHFGVQPGDGHSSSNLVLLQHMDPVELNLTKLENVKSVEEAHRINLAGKKKLVFLTLEWTREAERFVDHKILMENLVPPSTLKKLEICSYSGVSFPAWLALDQLPNLVHLVLRGMANLEEWTTSHSSGEQHVLAQLEINDCPMLRIKPLPPKARKWVISKSDNVLSSWEGCTGPHTNATSSFSPVTTELSVENSKVPLHQWSFLQHFPGLTDLHIKGSVDLTGSPEVIQHLSCLESLTLEDKYLEELPKWLNENNWQLKRLHLWGCSNMASLPHWLGELTSLEKLELWDCDVLCSLPESIQQLTCLQILNINSCPELNHLGERVCLLPSSLVTLRIWNCEGIKCLPEGMEQLTNLQDLDIYDCPDLKQWCELEENMLKLAHIENKRFW, encoded by the exons ATGGCGGAGCTCGGTGGCATGCTTGCCGCTGCCATCCTGAAGGTGGTGAGCGACCAGATTGGTTCTGCCATCGGAGGTCAGATCACCCTGCAGAAGAACTTCGACAAGGATCTGAGGAAGATGAAAATGGCTCTGGAATCTGTCGAGGCCTTGCTCAAGGTCGCCGAGAGGCGGTCCATCACTGATGAACCGACGCTTCTGTGGCTGAAGCGGCTCAAGGACGCCATGTACGCCATCTCGGACATGATTGATGAGTTCGAGGCCGACACTGAAGTAATCTCCCAGCCGTCTCCACGGAAG TTATCCTTCAAAAAATATTTGGCAATTATGATCCCTTGTATCACAGTCGTTCCCAAGATCACAATGGCCAATAAGATGGAGAAGATGAGGGAGGATCTGGAGGTGATAACTGACCAACACAAAACTTTCAGATTAACAGAAGGCACTAGTGCCAATGAGCCGAAGGTCACCGACATACGGGAAACATCGTCAATCATGGAGACACAAATTGTTGGGAGGACTGAGGAGAAAAAGGAAATATTGTCTTCTTTATTTGATAGCATGACAGAAGAGATCACAATCCTTCCTATATATGGCATTGGGGGCCTTGGCAAGACAACCTTGGCCAAAATGATTTACAATAATACTCAGTTCAAAGAATACTCGCAGGTGTGGGTCTATGTGTCCCAGACATTTGATCTGAAGAAAATTGGAAACTCTATCATATCACAACTATCAGAGAAAGGGAAGGAGAGTGAGTACACTGGAATGGAGATGATACATAAATCACTTCAAAATCTGCTTGCTGATAAGAAGATTCTGATTGTTTTAGATGACCTATGGGAGGGTGAGAAGTTTCATCTTGAAAGTCTGATGGACATGCTTAGGGTTGGGAAGGGCGGTAATGTGGTTGTTATTGTAACCACACGAGATGAGGACATTGCAAAGAAAATCTCTaccatcaaaccatacaaattagCACCATTGACTGATGACATCTGTTGGTCTATAATAAAGCAAAAGAGCGTATTTGAATCTAGAGATGATAAAGAAGAATTAGAGAAGATAGGGAAGGTCATTGCAATGAAGTGTGCTGGTGTGGCTTTAGCAGCTAAATCACTTGGTCACATGCTGCAATCTATGAAGTTTAGTGAATGGAAATCAATTAGAGACAGTGATATATGGAATGTATCTTCTTTCAAAGATACATCTTCCTCACAAGTGCTTGCGTCTCTGAAGTTGAGCTATAGTGTcatgccttcatatttgaagctctgctttgcctattgtgcaaTATTTCCAAAAGGTCACAAGATAATTAAAGATGATCTTATTCGCCAATGGGTTTCTCTTGGTTTCTCTACTTGGCAACTTGGTGAGAGATACATTAGTCAGCTTTTGGGATTCTCTTTCCTTGAACATTCGAAGTCACCATCG ACTATCAAACTGTATGATGAAGATATTACATTGTTGACCATGCATGATCTGGTACATGACTTAGCAAGATTAGTCATGGACGATGAGATTCTTGTGGTTGGCAAAGGCGGAAACACTGAGGGAAGCTGGTACCATTATGCATTGCTTGATGATTGTAGTAAGCCATTGGGCTTGGAGTCATCCAAGATAAGGGCACTCCGTTTTATGGACTGTGACAAAATTGAACTTCACCATGCTGCATTTTCATCTGCCAAGTCCTTGCGCGTCCTTGACTTAAGCGAGTGCATCATACATAAGTTGTCAGATTCTATTTGTTTATTGAAGCAGCTGAGGTATCTTAATGCTCCGAGAGTCCAAGATGCACTCATTCCGAATGATATCAGCACGCTCTCAAAGTTATTGTACCTTAACCTTCATGGGTCTTCTAAAATCTTGGCTTTACCAGAATCCATTGGAAAAATTGAAGGTCTGGCATATCTTGATTTGTCCGGTTGTTCAGAAATTGCAAAGTTGCCAGAATCATTCGGGAGGCTAAAAGAATTAGTGCATCTTGATTTGTCAAATTGCTCTTGTATTGGAGGTGTATCGGAGTTCTTGGGTAGCCTCACAAAACTGAAATATTTGCACTTATCTCACTGCAAAAAAATTGGAGAGATGCCAGAAGCTCTGGGCGCCCTATCCGAACTAGAGTATTTGAACTTATCATTCAGCTCATATCTTGAAAGTTGCCAGGAAGCAGAAGTTTTGGGCACCCTGAACAAACTTGAGTATCTGAACTTATCTTCAGAGGCTTGTGATCTTCGAAAGCTCCCCGAAGCTTTGGGCACATTCATTCAACTCAAGTACTTAAACTTGTCAGGTTGTAAGAATATGCCAGAACTGCCGAGGTCATTTCGGAGTCTAAAAAATTTGGTGCATCTTGATCTATCATACTGTCGTAGTATTGATTGTCTAGATGAAGCTTTGGCTGGTCTTTCCAATCTGCAACATTTGAATTTACAGGGTACAAGTATCATGTTGTTGCCAGAAAATGTGACCAAACTCAGGTATTTGAATGTGTCTAGGCTGATTACTCGGAATGAAGGTGCCGTGGACAGTATCATCAACTATATATGCAGTAATCTTTCCAATCTGGAGCATTTGGACTTGTCTAATAATCGTATGAGCAGTATACCTGAAAGTATTTGTAACCTGAGAAAACTGCATACATTGAACCTCGCAGAATGCTGGCTTCTTAAAAAGATACCAGGTAGTATAGGTACAATGGATAGTTTGAAGTTTGTTGATATAAATGGTTGTTTATTTCTCTCCAAAGCCCCTCAGCTTGGTAGCAGTGCAATATCGTTACCACACTTTGGGGTGCAGCCTGGTGATGGCCACTCTAGTAGCAACCTCGTCCTGCTACAACACATGGATCCTGTCGAGCTCAACTTGACTAAACTCGAAAATGTGAAGTCCGTAGAAGAGGCACATCGTATAAATTTGGCGGGGAAGAAAAAACTTGTTTTCTTGACACTGGAGTGGACTCGAGAGGCTGAGAGATTTGTGGACCACAAAATTTTGATGGAAAACCTGGTGCCACCAAGCACATTGAAGAAGTTGGAGATATGCAGTTACAGCGGTGTCAGCTTTCCAGCCTGGCTAGCACTGGACCAACTGCCAAACCTAGTGCATCTGGTTCTCAGAGGCATGGCAAACCTGGAAGAGTGGACCACGTCACACTCCAGTGGTGAGCAGCACGTGCTTGCACAGTTGGAAATTAATGATTGCCCCATGTTAAGGATTAAACCGCTTCCACCTAAAGCTAGAAAGTGGGTGATATCAAAGAGTGATAATGTGCTATCATCATGGGAAGGGTGTACTGGACCACACACCAATGCCACCTCCTCCTTTTCTCCTGTAACTACTGAGCTGTCAGTTGAAAACAGCAAGGTACCTCTGCACCAGTGGAGCTTCCTTCAGCACTTCCCTGGCCTCACTGATTTGCATATTAAAGGCTCAGTCGACCTGACCGGCTCACCAGAGGTCATCCAACATCTCTCCTGTCTGGAGTCTCTAACACTAGAAGACAAATACTTGGAAGAGCTGCCAAAATGGCTGAACGAGAACAACTGGCAACTCAAAAGGCTACATCTGTGGGGTTGCAGCAACATGGCATCACTGCCGCACTGGTTAGGAGAATTAACCTCCCTCGAAAAACTTGAACTGTGGGACTGTGATGTCTTGTGTTCTTTGCCAGAAAGCATACAACAACTCACCTGTCTCCAGATACTAAACATTAATAGCTGCCCTGAATTAAATCACTTGGGTGAAAGGGTATGTCTCCTGCCTAGCTCTCTGGTGACTCTTAGAATCTGGAATTGTGAAGGTATCAAGTGTTTGCCTGAGGGCATGGAACAACTCACCAACCTCCAAGACCTAGATATTTATGATTGCCCTGACCTAAAGCAGTGGTGCGAATTAGAGGAGAACATGTTGAAGCTGGCTCACATAGAAAACAAG CGATTTTGGTAG